The Hippoglossus hippoglossus isolate fHipHip1 chromosome 21, fHipHip1.pri, whole genome shotgun sequence genome contains a region encoding:
- the LOC117754818 gene encoding olfactory receptor 13-like: MENVSIVRNFILVGFNESFSYRITLFSLTLLYYCMILFFNISLIAIIILDEDLHEPMYILLCSFCFNGLYGTTGFYPKFLLDLLSPVQEISYAGCLLQAFVMYSFACCELSNLAVMAYDRYLAICRPLHYHSLMSKRRLSQLVCFSWLTPFCVFSINVGLTSRLKLCGTNLQKLFCVNWVIVKLACSEADTFSNEAVASFIILIYCFHGVFIIWTYMHLIRTCVRSKDDSRKFMQTCLPHLISMITFLVVIVFDLMYMRFGSTDLPQGLQNFIAIEFLLIPPLMNPLIYGFKLTKIRNRILLLIHGGRK, encoded by the coding sequence atggaaaatgtttctATCGTTAGAAATTTCATTCTGGTCGGTTTCAACGAGTCATTTAGTTACAGAATAACGCTCTTCTCACTCACTTTACTGTATTACTGTATGATTCTGTTTTTCAACATCTCTCTCATCGCCATCATTATCTTAGATGAAGACCTGCATGAACCGATGTACATCTTGTtgtgcagtttttgttttaatggacTTTACGGGACCACAGGTTTCTACCCTAAATTTCTTCTAGATCTGCTGTCGCCTGTTCAGGAAATCTCCTATGCAGGATGTCTCCTCCAGGCTTTTGTCATGTACTCGTTTGCCTGCTGTGAGTTGTCCAATCTAGCAGTTATGGCCTATGACAGGTACCTGGCTATATGTCGACCGCTGCACTATCACTCTCTGATGTCCAAGAGGAGGCTCTCTCAGCTGGTGTGTTTCTCCTGGCTCAcacctttctgtgttttctccatcAATGTCGGGCTAACGTCCAGACTGAAGCTGTGTGGCACAAACTTACAGAAACTCTTTTGTGTGAACTGGGTCATCGTTAAACTCGCCTGCTCTGAAGCCGACACATTTTCAAACGAGGCAGTTGCatcttttataattttaatcTATTGCTTTCATGGAGTTTTCATCATTTGGACGTACATGCATCTTATTAGAACTTGCGTGAGGTCCAAAGACGACAGTAGAAAGTTCATGCAGACGTGTCTGCCCCATTTGATTTCTATGATCACGTTCCTTGTTGTGATAGTTTTTGATTTGATGTACATGCGGTTTGGCTCCACAGATTTGCCTCAGGGCCTTCAAAACTTCATCGCTATAGAATTTCTCCTCATTCCTCCGCTCATGAATCCTCTAATATACGGATTCAAACTGACCAAAATACGAAATAGAATTCTGTTATTAATTCACGGTGGAAGAAAATGA
- the LOC117754819 gene encoding olfactory receptor 11H6-like — translation MENVSIVRNFILVGFNESFSYRITLFSLTLLYYCMILFFNISLIAIIILDENLHEPMYILLCSFCFNGLYGTTGFYPKFLLDLLSPVQEISYAGCLLQALVMYSFACCELSILAVMAYDRYLAICRPLHYHSLMSKRRLSQLVCFSWLTPFCIFSINVGLTSRLKLCGTNLQKLFCVNWVIVKLACSEADTFSNEAVSYIIILIYCFHGFFIIWTYMHLIRTCVRSKDDSRKFMQTCVPHLISMITFLVVIVFDLMYMRFGSTDLPQGLQNFIAIEFLLIPPLMNPLIYGFKLTKIRNRILLLIHGGRK, via the coding sequence atggaaaatgtttctATCGTTAGAAATTTCATTCTGGTCGGTTTCAACGAGTCATTTAGTTACAGAATAACGCTCTTCTCACTCACTTTACTGTATTACTGTATGATTCTGTTTTTCAACATCTCTCTCATTGCCATCATTATCTTAGATGAAAACCTGCATGAACCGATGTACATCTTGTtgtgcagtttttgttttaatggacTTTACGGGACCACAGGTTTCTATCCTAAATTTCTTCTAGATCTGCTGTCGCCTGTTCAGGAAATCTCCTATGCAGGATGTCTCCTCCAGGCTCTTGTCATGTACTCGTTTGCCTGCTGTGAGTTGTCCATTCTAGCAGTTATGGCCTATGACAGGTACCTGGCTATATGTCGACCGCTGCACTATCACTCTCTGATGTCCAAGAGGAGGCTCTCTCAGCTGGTGTGTTTCTCCTGGCTCACAcctttctgtattttctccatCAATGTCGGGCTAACGTCCAGACTGAAGCTGTGTGGCACAAACTTACAGAAACTCTTTTGTGTGAACTGGGTCATCGTTAAACTCGCCTGCTCTGAAGCCGACACATTTTCAAACGAGGCAGTttcatatattataattttaatcTATTGCTTTCATGGGTTTTTCATCATTTGGACGTACATGCATCTTATTAGAACTTGCGTGAGGTCCAAAGACGACAGTAGAAAGTTCATGCAGACGTGTGTGCCCCATTTGATTTCTATGATCACGTTCCTTGTTGTGATAGTTTTTGATTTGATGTACATGCGGTTTGGCTCCACAGATTTGCCCCAGGGCCTTCAAAACTTCATCGCTATAGAATTTCTCCTCATTCCTCCGCTCATGAATCCTCTAATATACGGATTCAAACTGACCAAAATACGAAATAGAATTCTGTTATTAATTCACGGTGGAAGAAAATGA
- the LOC117754889 gene encoding olfactory receptor 6N1-like: MENVSIIRNFILVGFNESFSYRITLFSLTLLYYCMILFFNISLIAIIILDEDLHEPMYILLCSFCFNGLYGTTGFYPKFLLDLLSPVQEISYAGCLLQALVMYSFACCEMSILAVMAYDRYLAICRPLHYHSLMSKRRLSQLVCFSWLTPFCIFSINVGLTSRLKLCGTNLQKLFCVNWVIVKLACSEADTFSNEAVSYIIILIYFFHGVFIIWTYMHLIRTCVRSKDDSRKFMQTCLPHFISMITFIVVIVFDLMYMRFGSTDLPQGLQNFIAIEFLLIPPLMNPLIYGFKLTKIRNRILLLIHGGRK, from the coding sequence atggaaaatgtttctATCATTAGAAATTTCATTCTGGTCGGTTTCAACGAGTCATTTAGTTACAGAATAACGCTCTTCTCACTCACTTTACTGTATTACTGTATGATTCTGTTTTTCAACATCTCTCTCATTGCCATCATTATCTTAGATGAAGACCTGCATGAACCGATGTACATCTTGTtgtgcagtttttgttttaatggacTTTACGGGACCACAGGTTTCTACCCTAAATTTCTTCTAGATCTGCTGTCGCCTGTTCAGGAAATCTCCTATGCAGGATGTCTCCTCCAGGCTCTTGTCATGTACTCGTTTGCCTGCTGTGAGATGTCCATTCTAGCAGTTATGGCCTATGACAGGTACCTGGCTATATGTCGACCGCTGCACTATCACTCTCTGATGTCCAAGAGGAGGCTCTCTCAGCTGGTGTGTTTCTCCTGGCTCACAcctttctgtattttctccatCAATGTCGGGCTAACGTCCAGACTGAAGCTGTGTGGCACAAACTTACAGAAACTCTTTTGTGTGAACTGGGTCATCGTTAAACTCGCCTGCTCTGAAGCCGACACATTTTCAAACGAGGCAGTttcatatattataattttaatcTATTTCTTTCATGGAGTTTTCATCATTTGGACATACATGCATCTTATTAGAACTTGTGTGAGGTCCAAAGACGACAGTAGAAAGTTCATGCAGACGTGTCTGCCCCATTTTATTTCTATGATCACGTTCATTGTTGTGATAGTTTTTGATTTGATGTACATGCGGTTTGGCTCCACAGATTTGCCTCAGGGCCTTCAAAACTTCATCGCTATAGAATTTCTCCTCATTCCTCCGCTCATGAATCCTCTAATATACGGATTCAAACTGACCAAAATACGAAATAGAATTCTGTTATTAATTCACGGTGGAAGAAAATGA
- the LOC117754886 gene encoding olfactory receptor 142-like: MDNVSVVRVFTLSGINETMNYKLAIFSITLLYYCMILFFNISLIAIIISDENLHEPMYILLCSFCFNGLYGTTGFYPKFLLDLLSPVQEISYAGCLLQAFVMYSFACCEMSNLAVMAYDRYLAICRPLHYHSLMSKRRLSQLVCFSWLTPFCIFSISVILTSRLRLCGSKIPKLFCVNWVIYKLACSEADTLSNNILSYATIIIYVCHGFFVVWTYMHLITNSVKSKDGRVKFMQTCVPHLISMITFLVVIVFDVMYMRFGSTDLPQGLQNFIAIEFLLIPPLMNPLIYGFKLTKIRNRILLLIHGGRK; the protein is encoded by the coding sequence ATGGataatgtttctgttgtgaGAGTTTTCACCCTCTCTGGGATAAATGAGACGATGAACTACAAGCTTGCCATCTTCTCGATCACTTTACTGTATTACTGTATGATTCTGTTTTTCAACATCTCTCTCATCGCCATCATTATCTCAGATGAAAACTTGCATGAACCGATGTACATCTTGTtgtgcagtttttgttttaatggacTTTACGGGACCACAGGTTTCTACCCTAAATTTCTTCTAGATCTGCTGTCGCCTGTTCAGGAAATCTCCTATGCAGGATGTCTCCTCCAGGCTTTTGTCATGTACTCGTTTGCCTGCTGTGAGATGTCCAATCTAGCAGTTATGGCCTATGACAGGTACCTGGCTATATGTCGACCGCTGCACTATCACTCTCTGATGTCCAAGAGGAGGCTCTCTCAGCTGGTGTGTTTCTCCTGGCTCACAcctttctgtattttctccatCAGTGTTATACTGACGTCCAGACTCAGGTTATGTGGCTCGAAAATCCCAAAACTCTTTTGTGTGAACTGGGTCATATATAAACTCGCCTGCTCTGAAGCCGACACCCTTTCAAATAATATCCTCTCATATGCAACCATTATCATTTACGTGTGTCACGGGTTTTTCGTCGTTTGGACGTACATGCATCTGATTACAAACAGCGTAAAGTCCAAAGACGGCAGGGTCAAGTTCATGCAGACGTGTGTGCCCCATTTGATTTCTATGATCACGTTCCTTGTTGTGATAGTTTTTGATGTGATGTACATGCGGTTTGGCTCCACAGATTTGCCTCAGGGCCTTCAAAACTTCATCGCTATAGAATTTCTCCTCATTCCTCCGCTCATGAATCCTCTAATATACGGATTCAAACTGACCAAAATACGAAATAGAATTCTGTTATTAATTCACGGTGGAAGAAAATGA
- the LOC117754870 gene encoding olfactory receptor 11H6-like — protein MENVSIVRNFILVGFNESFSYRITLFSLTLLYYCMILFFNISLIAIIILDENLHEPMYILLCSFCFNGLYGTTGFYPKFLLDLLSPAPEISYAGCLLQAFVMYSFACCELSILAVMAYDRYLAICRPLHYHSLMSKRRLSQLVCFSWLTPFCIFSINVGLTSRLKLCGNNLQKLFCVNWVIVKLACSEADTFSNQAIAYCIILIYCFHGFFIIWSYMHLIRTCVRSKDDSRKFMQTCVPHLTSLLTFAVTTTFDLMFMRFGFTGLPQDLQNFISLEFLLISPFVNPLIYGFKLNKIRNRILRLVREGGK, from the coding sequence atggaaaatgtttctATCGTTAGAAATTTCATTCTGGTCGGTTTCAACGAGTCATTTAGTTACAGAATAACGCTCTTCTCACTCACTTTACTGTATTACTGTATGATTCTGTTTTTCAACATCTCTCTCATTGCCATCATTATCTTAGATGAAAACCTGCATGAACCGATGTACATCTTGTtgtgcagtttttgttttaatggacTTTACGGGACCACAGGTTTCTATCCTAAATTTCTTCTAGATCTGCTGTCGCCTGCTCCTGAAATCTCCTATGCAGGATGTCTCCTCCAGGCTTTTGTCATGTACTCGTTTGCCTGCTGTGAGTTGTCCATTCTAGCAGTTATGGCCTATGACAGGTACCTGGCTATATGCCGACCGCTGCACTATCACTCTCTGATGTCCAAGAGGAGGCTCTCTCAGCTGGTGTGTTTCTCCTGGCTCACAcctttctgtattttctccatCAATGTCGGGCTAACGTCCAGACTGAAGCTGTGTGGCAATAACTTACAGAAACTCTTTTGTGTGAACTGGGTCATCGTTAAACTCGCCTGCTCTGAAGCCGACACATTTTCAAACCAGGCAATTGCATATTGTATAATTTTAATCTATTGCTTTCATGGGTTTTTCATCATTTGGTCGTACATGCATCTTATTAGAACTTGCGTGAGGTCCAAAGACGACAGTAGAAAGTTCATGCAGACGTGTGTGCCCCATTTGACCTCCTTACTCACTTTCGCAGTCACAACGACTTTTGATCTGATGTTCATGAGATTCGGTTTCACAGGTTTGCCTCAGGACCTTCAAAACTTCATCTCTCTCGAATTTCTCCTCATTTCGCCTTTTGTAAATCCTCTAATATACGGATTTAAACTGAACAAAATACGAAACAGAATTCTGCGTTTAGTTCGTGAGGGAGGAAAATGA
- the LOC117754954 gene encoding olfactory receptor 52E8-like, whose amino-acid sequence MMDNVSVVSMFTLSGLSGTAHYRVTLFILTLLCYCVIWLVNVTIIVTIIMDKNLHEPMYIFLCNLCINGLYGTAGFYPKFLSDLLSPSHVISYSGCLLQGFVLHSSVCADFSILLLMAYDRYVAICQPLIYHSVMTKGKIGMFVFFAWLVPHYLVLVSTITTAITKICGSHIPKIYCINYLVNRLACTPPLASVIVPAFNYTVCLLHVAFIFWSYMYVIRNCLHSGENRSKFMQTCLPHLLCLNTFVISMLFDLMYVRFGTSTIPQGVKNFMAIEFLIVPPILNPLIYGLKLKQIRHRIVQVFLRKY is encoded by the coding sequence ATGATGGATAATGTTTCAGTAGTTTCTATGTTCACTCTGTCGGGGTTGAGTGGCACAGCGCACTACAGAGTcaccctcttcatcctcactttgttgtgttactgtgtgatCTGGCTGGTAAACGTGACCATCATCGTGACCATCATCATGGACAAAAACCTTCACGAACCCATGTACATCTTCCTCTGTAATCTGTGCATCAACGGACTGTATGGGACTGcaggcttttatccaaagttcCTCAGCGacctcctgtctccctctcatGTCATCTCTTACAGTGGATGCCTCCTGCAGGGTTTTGTGTTGCACTCTTCAGTCTGTGCAGATTTCTCTATTCTCTTATTAATGGCCTATGACAGATATGTGGCTATCTGTCAGCCTCTGATATACCACTCAGTGATGACGAAGGGAAAAATaggcatgtttgtgttttttgcttgGCTTGTACCCCACTATCTGGTGCTGGTGAGCACTATAACAACAGCAATAACCAAAATATGTGGCTCACATATTCCAAAAATCTACTGTATTAATTATTTGGTGAATAGACTTGCTTGTACTCCTCCATTAGCAAGTGTCATTGTTCCAGCTTTTAATTACACTGTTTGTTTACTCCATGTAGCCTTTATTTTTTGGTCTTATATGTATGTGATCAGAAATTGCCTTCACTCTGGTGAGAACAGAAGCAAGTTCATGCAAACCTGTCTCCCTCATTTACTATGTTTGAATACCTTTGTCATTAGTATGCTTTTTGATTTGATGTACGTGAGATTTGGCACGAGTACGATACCGCAAGGTGTCAAGAATTTTATGGCAATAGAATTTCTGATCGTTCCTCCGATCCTCAATCCCCTCATATACGGTCTCAAACTGAAGCAGATACGACACAGAAttgtgcaggtttttttaaggAAGTACTGA
- the LOC117754955 gene encoding olfactory receptor 52E8-like, producing the protein MMDNVSVVSMFTLSGLSGTAHYRVTLFILTLLCYCVIWLVNVTIIVTIIMDKNLHEPMYIFLCNLCINGLYGTAGFYPKFLSDLLSPSHVISYSGCLLQGFVLHSSVCADFSILLLMAYDRYVAICQPLIYHSVMTKGKIGMFVFFAWLVPHYLVLVGTITTAITKICGSHIPKIYCINYLVNRLACTPPLASVIVPAFNYTVCLLHVAFIFWSYMYVIRNCLHSGENRSKFMQTCLPHLLCLNTFVISMLFDLMYVRFGTSTIPQGVKNFMAIEFLIVPPILNPLIYGLKLTQIRNRIVQVFLRKY; encoded by the coding sequence ATGATGGATAATGTTTCAGTAGTTTCTATGTTCACTCTGTCGGGGTTGAGTGGCACAGCGCACTACAGAGTcaccctcttcatcctcactttgttgtgttactgtgtgatCTGGCTGGTAAACGTGACCATCATCGTGACCATCATCATGGACAAAAACCTTCACGAACCCATGTACATCTTCCTCTGTAATCTGTGCATCAACGGACTGTATGGGACTGcaggcttttatccaaagttcCTCAGCGacctcctgtctccctctcatGTCATCTCTTACAGTGGATGCCTCCTGCAGGGTTTTGTGTTGCACTCTTCAGTCTGTGCAGATTTCTCTATTCTCTTATTAATGGCCTATGACAGATATGTGGCTATCTGTCAGCCTCTGATATACCACTCAGTGATGACGAAGGGAAAAATaggcatgtttgtgttttttgcttgGCTTGTACCCCACTATCTGGTGCTGGTGGGCACTATAACAACAGCAATAACCAAAATATGTGGCTCACATATTCCAAAAATCTACTGTATTAATTATTTGGTGAATAGACTTGCTTGTACTCCTCCGTTAGCAAGTGTCATTGTTCCAGCTTTTAATTACACTGTTTGTTTACTCCATGTAGCCTTTATTTTTTGGTCTTATATGTATGTGATCAGAAATTGCCTTCACTCTGGTGAGAACAGAAGCAAGTTCATGCAAACCTGTCTCCCTCATTTACTATGTTTGAATACCTTTGTCATTAGTATGCTTTTTGATTTGATGTACGTGAGATTTGGCACGAGTACGATACCGCAAGGTGTCAAGAATTTTATGGCAATAGAATTTCTGATCGTTCCTCCGATCCTCAATCCCCTCATATACGGTCTCAAACTGACGCAGATACGAAACAGAAttgtgcaggtttttttaaggAAGTACTGA
- the LOC117754956 gene encoding olfactory receptor 52E8-like yields the protein MMNNVSVVSMFTLSGLSGTAHYRVTLFILTLLCYCVIWLVNVTIIVTIIVDKNLHEPMYIFLCNLCINGLYGTAGFYPKFLSDLLSPSHVISYSGCLLQGFVLHSSVCADFSILLLMAYDRYVAICQPLIYHSVMTKGKIGMFVFFAWLVPHYLVLVGTITTAITKICGSHIPKIYCINYLVNRLACTPPLASVIVPAFNYTVCLLHVAFIFWSYMYVIRNCLHSGENRSKFMQTCLPHLLCLNTFVISMLFDLMYVRFGTSTIPQGVKNFMAIEFLIVPPILNPLIYGLKLTQIRNRIVQVFFKEVLTCDQ from the coding sequence ATGATGAATAATGTTTCAGTAGTTTCTATGTTCACTCTGTCGGGGTTGAGTGGCACAGCGCACTACAGAGTcaccctcttcatcctcactttgttgtgttactgtgtgatCTGGCTGGTAAACGTGACCATCATCGTGACCATCATCGTGGACAAAAACCTTCACGAACCCATGTACATCTTCCTCTGTAATCTGTGCATCAACGGACTGTATGGGACTGcaggcttttatccaaagttcCTCAGCGacctcctgtctccctctcatGTCATCTCTTACAGTGGATGCCTCCTGCAGGGTTTTGTGTTGCACTCTTCAGTCTGTGCAGATTTCTCTATTCTCTTATTAATGGCCTATGACAGATATGTGGCTATCTGTCAGCCTCTGATATACCACTCAGTGATGACGAAGGGAAAAATaggcatgtttgtgttttttgcttgGCTTGTACCCCACTATCTGGTGCTGGTGGGCACTATAACAACAGCAATAACCAAAATATGTGGCTCACATATTCCAAAAATCTACTGTATTAATTATTTGGTGAATAGACTTGCTTGTACTCCTCCGTTAGCAAGTGTCATTGTTCCAGCTTTTAATTACACTGTTTGTTTACTCCATGTAGCCTTTATTTTTTGGTCTTATATGTATGTGATCAGAAATTGCCTTCACTCTGGTGAGAACAGAAGCAAGTTCATGCAAACCTGTCTCCCTCATTTACTATGTTTGAATACCTTTGTCATTAGTATGCTTTTTGATTTGATGTACGTGAGATTTGGCACGAGTACGATACCGCAAGGTGTCAAGAATTTTATGGCAATAGAATTTCTGATCGTTCCTCCGATCCTCAATCCCCTCATATACGGTCTCAAACTGACGCAGATACGAAACAGAAttgtgcaggttttttttaaggaaGTACTGACGTGTGATCAGTAG
- the LOC117754957 gene encoding olfactory receptor 6N2-like, whose translation MENGTDSFYFRFTMFVNIGSYYYVAFVFSLLLYSFIVSANLVIILVISRKRSLHQPMYMFIALLSVNSLYGSTGFFPRFLMDLVSDSHLISRPACFIQTYVIYTYGCCEMTILGIMAYDRYVAVCQPLHYHRQMTSRTVFNLLVIAWFFPNLFLTVIISLSTKLPLCGNEIQRVYCANWNVVKLSCVPTSVNNAVGMLLTISIVFLPLLFVLFTYLRIVVVCWNKSAEFKGKVLQSCLPHIVSFVIYSIAGFCDIALSRYDPDELNPFVAVILSLEFVVIPPVLNPLVYGLKLPEIRRHIIRMIPRYKRKSVRTTPPYFMTVISSTQTMGTH comes from the coding sequence atggaaaatggcaCGGATTCCTTTTACTTCAGGTTTACCATGTTTGTGAACATCGGAAGCTACTACTATGTTGCCTTTGtcttttccctcctgctctACAGCTTCATCGTCTCTGCCAATCTGGTCATAATACTTGTGATCTCACGGAAGAGGTCGCTGCACCAGCCCATGTACATGTTCATTGCCTTGTTGTCTGTCAACTCTCTGTACGGCTCCACTGGTTTCTTCCCCAGATTCCTCATGGACCTCGTGTCTGACTCTCACTTAATCTCACGTCCAGCCTGTTTCATTCAGACTTATGTTATTTACACGTACGGTTGCTGTGAGATGACCATTCTGGGCATCATGGCTTATGATAGATACGTCGCTGTGTGTCAGCCTTTGCATTATCACAGACAAATGACTTCTAGAACAGTTTTTAACTTATTAGTAATTGCTTGGTTTTTTCCTAATTTGTTCCTCACAGTGATCATCTCTCTGTCCACCAAGCTCCCTCTTTGTGGTAATGAGATACAAAGAGTGTATTGTGCCAACTGGAATGTTGTGAAATTATCATGTGTCCCCACCTCAGTCAACAACGCCGTAGGAATGCTTTTAACCATAAGCAtagttttccttcctcttttgtttGTGCTCTTCACCTATTTACGAATTGTGGTTGTTTGCTGGAATAAATCTGCAGAATTCAAAGGGAAAGTATTACAGAGCTGTCTGCCACACATAGTTTCGTTCGTGATTTACTCCATCGCAGGGTTTTGTGACATCGCCTTGAGCCGGTATGATCCCGATGAGCTCAACCCATTCGTGGCTGTGATTCTGTCGCTGGAATTTGTCGTCATTCCTCCAGTTCTGAATCCTCTCGTGTACGGGCTGAAGTTACCAGAGATCAGACGACACATTATACGGATGATACCACGCTATAAGCGAAAATCAGTGAGAACCACACCACCTTATTTCATGACTGTGATTTCATCAACACAGACAATGGGAACTCATTAG
- the LOC117754958 gene encoding olfactory receptor 10A6-like codes for MENGTDSFYFKFTMFVNIGSYYYVAFVFSLLLYSFIVSANLVIILVISRKRSLHQPMYMFIALLSVNSLYGSTGFFPRFLMDLVSDSHLISRPACFIQTYVIYTYAGYEMTILGIMAYDRFVAVCQPLHYHRQMTSRTVFNLLVIAWFFPNFFMTAVISLSTKLPLCGNEIQKVYCANWNVVKLSCVPTSVNNAVGMLLTISIVFLPLLFVLFTYLRIVVVCWKKSAEFKGKVLQSCLPHIVSFVIYSIAGFCDIALSRYDPDELNPFVAVILSLEFVVIPPVLNPLVYGLKLPEIKRHIIRMIPRYKRKSVRTTPQLIS; via the coding sequence ATGGAAAACGGCACGGATTCCTTTTACTTTAAGTTTACCATGTTTGTGAACATCGGAAGCTACTACTATGTTGCCTTTGtcttttccctcctgctctACAGCTTCATCGTCTCTGCCAATCTGGTCATAATACTTGTGATCTCACGGAAGAGGTCGCTGCACCAGCCCATGTACATGTTCATTGCCTTGTTGTCTGTCAACTCTCTGTACGGCTCCACTGGTTTCTTCCCCAGATTCCTCATGGACCTCGTGTCTGACTCTCACTTGATCTCACGTCCAGCCTGTTTCATTCAGACTTATGTTATTTACACGTACGCTGGCTATGAGATGACCATTCTGGGCATCATGGCTTATGATAGATTCGTCGCTGTGTGTCAGCCTTTGCATTATCACAGACAAATGACTTCTAGAACAGTTTTTAACTTATTAGTAATTGCTTGGTTTTTTCCAAACTTTTTCATGACAGCGGTCATCTCTCTGTCCACCAAGCTCCCTCTTTGTGGTAATGAGATACAAAAAGTGTATTGTGCCAACTGGAATGTTGTGAAATTATCATGTGTCCCCACCTCAGTCAACAACGCCGTAGGAATGCTTTTAACCATAAGCAtagttttccttcctcttttgtttGTGCTCTTCACCTATTTACGAATTGTGGTTGTTTGCTGGAAGAAATCTGCAGAATTCAAAGGGAAAGTATTACAGAGCTGTCTGCCACACATAGTTTCGTTCGTGATTTACTCCATCGCAGGGTTTTGTGACATCGCCTTGAGCCGGTATGATCCTGATGAGCTCAACCCATTCGTGGCTGTGATTCTGTCGCTGGAATTTGTCGTCATTCCTCCAGTTCTGAATCCTCTCGTGTACGGGCTGAAGTTACCAGAGATCAAACGACACATTATACGGATGATACCACGCTATAAGCGAAAATCAGTTAGAACCACACCACAGCTTATTTCATGA
- the LOC117754903 gene encoding olfactory receptor 142-like, with product MENGTDSFYFKFTMFVNIGSYYYVAFVFSLLLYSFIVSANLVIILVISRKRSLHQPMYMFIALLSVNSLYGSTGFFPRFLMDLVSDSHLISRPACFTQIYVIYTYACYEMSILGIMAYDRYVAVCQPLHYHRQMSSKTVFILIVIAWFFPTFVPTVVISLSAKLPLCGNEIQRVYCANWNVVKLSCVPTSVNNAVGMLLSIGIVFLPLFFVLYTYLRIVVVCWKKSAEFKGKVLQSCLPHIVSFVIYSIAGFCDIALSRYDPDELNPFVAVILSLEFVVIPPVLNPLVYGLKLPEIRRHIIRMIPRYKRKSVRTTPQLIS from the coding sequence ATGGAAAACGGCACGGATTCCTTTTACTTTAAGTTTACCATGTTTGTGAACATCGGAAGCTACTACTATGTTGCCTTTGtcttttccctcctgctctACAGCTTCATCGTCTCTGCCAATCTGGTCATAATACTTGTGATCTCACGGAAGAGGTCGCTGCACCAGCCCATGTACATGTTCATTGCCTTGTTGTCTGTCAACTCTCTGTACGGCTCCACTGGTTTCTTCCCCAGATTCCTCATGGACCTCGTGTCTGACTCTCACTTGATCTCACGTCCAGCCTGTTTCACTCAGATCTATGTTATTTACACGTACGCTTGCTATGAGATGTCCATTCTGGGCATCATGGCTTATGATAGATACGTCGCTGTGTGTCAGCCTTTGCATTATCACAGACAAATGAGttctaaaacagtttttatcttGATAGTAATTGCTTGGTTTTTTCCAACCTTTGTCCCCACAGTGGTCATCTCTCTGTCCGCCAAGCTCCCTCTTTGTGGTAATGAGATACAAAGAGTGTATTGTGCCAACTGGAATGTTGTGAAATTATCATGTGTCCCCACCTCAGTCAACAACGCCGTAGGAATGCTTTTATCCATAGGCAtagttttccttcctcttttctttgtgcTCTACACCTATTTACGAATTGTGGTTGTTTGCTGGAAGAAATCTGCAGAATTCAAAGGGAAAGTATTACAGAGCTGTCTGCCACACATAGTTTCGTTTGTGATTTACTCCATCGCAGGGTTTTGTGACATCGCCTTGAGCCGGTATGATCCCGATGAGCTCAACCCATTCGTGGCTGTGATTCTGTCGCTGGAATTTGTCGTCATTCCTCCAGTTCTGAATCCTCTCGTGTACGGGCTGAAGTTACCAGAGATCAGACGACACATTATACGGATGATACCACGCTATAAGCGAAAATCAGTTAGAACCACACCACAGCTTATTTCATGA